A genome region from Pseudomonas anguilliseptica includes the following:
- the secF gene encoding protein translocase subunit SecF: MNRTINFMGVRNIAFAFTLVLTLLALVSLFTKGLNLGLDFTGGTQIELSYEQPADLGNIREQLAGAGYADAVVQSFGATTDVVVRMQGNDPELGNKVAAALRQAGEQLEVKKVEFVGPQVGEELRDQGGLGLLLALAGVMLYLAFRFQWKFGAGAIVSLIHDVIVTLGVLSFFQITFDLTVLAALLAIIGYSLNDTIVVFDRVRENFRVLRKATLIENINISTTQTLLRTLATSISTLMAIAALLLFAGDNLFAFSVALFVGVSAGTYSSVYIANVVLVWLDLTVDDLIPPVVEEELDERP; encoded by the coding sequence ATGAATCGTACGATCAACTTCATGGGGGTGCGCAATATTGCGTTCGCCTTCACCCTGGTGCTGACGTTGCTGGCACTGGTTAGCCTGTTTACCAAGGGGCTGAATCTGGGTCTGGATTTTACTGGCGGTACGCAGATCGAGCTGAGCTATGAGCAGCCTGCAGATCTCGGCAACATCCGTGAGCAGTTGGCCGGCGCTGGTTATGCCGACGCCGTGGTGCAGAGCTTTGGTGCTACCACCGATGTGGTGGTGCGCATGCAGGGTAATGACCCGGAATTGGGTAATAAAGTGGCCGCGGCGCTGCGTCAGGCTGGCGAGCAGCTTGAAGTGAAAAAGGTCGAATTCGTCGGCCCGCAGGTAGGTGAAGAGCTGCGCGATCAGGGCGGGCTGGGTCTGTTGCTGGCGCTGGCTGGGGTGATGCTTTACCTGGCCTTCCGCTTTCAGTGGAAGTTCGGCGCGGGGGCGATTGTTTCGCTGATCCACGACGTGATTGTCACGCTCGGTGTCCTGTCGTTCTTCCAGATCACTTTCGACCTGACCGTGCTGGCGGCGCTGCTGGCGATCATCGGCTACTCGCTGAACGATACCATCGTGGTATTCGATCGGGTGCGGGAGAACTTCCGCGTGCTGCGCAAGGCGACGTTGATCGAGAACATCAACATCTCCACCACTCAGACCCTGCTGCGTACTCTGGCAACGTCCATTTCTACCTTGATGGCGATTGCCGCGCTGCTGCTGTTTGCGGGTGACAACCTATTTGCCTTCTCGGTCGCGCTGTTTGTCGGTGTGAGCGCGGGTACTTACTCGTCGGTCTATATCGCCAACGTGGTGCTGGTGTGGCTCGATCTGACGGTCGATGACCTGATTCCGCCAGTGGTGGAAGAAGAGCTCGATGAGCGCCCCTGA
- the secD gene encoding protein translocase subunit SecD encodes MLNKFPVWKYLLTLAVLAIGALYSLPNLYPDDPAIQISGSSSAMRVEQADLDRASRTLEAAGISVKAVSLANQGRAGLLRLNHAEDQLPAKELVRKALSDEFVVALNLAQTTPDWLRNLGGSPMKLGLDLSGGVHFLMEVDMDKALDARRKVYEGEVKSLLRKERVRYRSLPELNGAIQLGFADEATLEKAQQLIRKDFNDFDMTTVQRSEQQVLRLALTQAKLVEIREYSIKQNLTTVRNRVNELGVAEPLVQRQGANRIVVELPGVQDTAEAKRILGKTANLEFRLAAEPDAARAATESFEFRQEGRPPAQLERDLIITGDQVTDAQASFDENGSPQVNIRLDGRGGDLMNRATRNNVGRSMAVIFIEQKPVTRYVRQVVDGVEKEVELQTFVEEKKIISLATIQSPLGSQFRITGLDGQGESSELALLLRAGGLAAPMYFAEERTIGPSLGADNIAKGVNASLWAMLFVSLFIIAIYRFFGVLATVALGLNMVLLLALMSLLSATLTLPGIAGIVLTMGMAVDANVLIFSRIREEIANGMSIQRAIHEGFDRAYSAIVDANLTTLLVGGILFAMGTGPVKGFAVTLSLGILTSMFTAILVTRCMVNLTCGGRDFKKLWI; translated from the coding sequence ATGCTCAACAAATTCCCTGTCTGGAAATACCTGCTGACTCTGGCTGTGCTGGCAATCGGCGCTCTTTATTCTCTGCCCAATCTGTACCCGGATGATCCGGCGATCCAGATCAGTGGCAGCAGCTCCGCCATGCGCGTCGAGCAGGCTGACCTGGATCGCGCCAGTCGTACTCTGGAAGCGGCCGGTATCAGCGTAAAAGCCGTCAGCCTGGCCAATCAGGGGCGTGCCGGCTTGCTGCGTTTGAACCATGCTGAAGACCAGCTGCCGGCCAAAGAGCTGGTGCGCAAAGCATTGAGCGATGAATTCGTAGTAGCCCTCAACCTGGCGCAAACCACACCAGACTGGCTGCGTAACCTGGGCGGCAGCCCGATGAAGCTGGGCCTGGACTTGTCTGGTGGTGTGCACTTCCTGATGGAAGTGGACATGGACAAGGCCCTGGATGCGCGTCGCAAGGTTTACGAGGGCGAGGTCAAGAGCCTGCTGCGCAAAGAGCGCGTGCGTTATCGCAGTCTGCCTGAGCTCAATGGTGCTATTCAGCTGGGTTTTGCCGATGAGGCAACGCTGGAGAAGGCTCAGCAGCTGATTCGCAAAGACTTCAACGATTTTGATATGACCACCGTGCAGCGCAGTGAGCAGCAGGTACTGCGTCTGGCGCTGACTCAGGCCAAGCTGGTTGAGATTCGTGAGTACTCGATCAAGCAGAACTTGACCACCGTGCGTAACCGGGTCAACGAGCTGGGTGTGGCTGAGCCGCTGGTTCAGCGTCAGGGTGCCAACCGTATCGTGGTTGAGCTGCCAGGCGTGCAGGACACCGCAGAAGCCAAGCGTATTCTCGGCAAGACCGCCAACCTGGAATTCCGTCTGGCTGCTGAGCCGGACGCTGCCAGGGCTGCGACCGAGAGTTTCGAGTTCCGCCAGGAAGGTCGTCCGCCAGCGCAGTTGGAGCGTGATCTGATCATCACCGGTGACCAGGTCACCGATGCTCAGGCCAGTTTCGATGAGAACGGCAGTCCGCAGGTCAATATCCGCCTGGATGGCCGTGGCGGCGATCTGATGAACCGCGCGACCCGTAACAACGTTGGTCGCAGCATGGCGGTGATCTTTATTGAGCAGAAGCCGGTAACCCGCTACGTGCGCCAGGTGGTTGATGGTGTCGAGAAAGAGGTCGAGCTGCAGACCTTCGTCGAAGAGAAGAAGATCATCAGCCTGGCCACTATTCAGTCGCCACTGGGCAGTCAGTTCCGCATCACCGGCCTGGATGGTCAGGGTGAGTCGTCCGAATTGGCTCTGCTGCTGCGCGCTGGTGGTCTGGCAGCGCCGATGTACTTCGCCGAAGAGCGCACCATCGGTCCAAGTCTGGGTGCTGACAACATTGCCAAGGGCGTCAATGCGTCGCTGTGGGCGATGCTGTTTGTGTCGCTGTTTATTATCGCTATCTACCGCTTCTTCGGTGTGCTGGCGACCGTTGCTCTGGGTCTGAACATGGTGCTGCTGCTGGCACTGATGTCGCTGCTCAGTGCCACCCTGACCTTGCCAGGTATCGCCGGTATCGTGCTGACCATGGGTATGGCGGTGGACGCCAACGTGCTGATTTTCTCGCGTATTCGCGAAGAGATTGCCAATGGCATGTCGATCCAGCGGGCCATCCATGAGGGTTTTGATCGGGCCTACTCGGCGATTGTTGATGCCAACCTGACCACGCTGCTGGTCGGTGGCATCCTGTTCGCCATGGGCACCGGGCCGGTCAAGGGCTTCGCCGTGACGCTGTCGCTGGGTATTCTCACCTCGATGTTTACCGCCATTCTGGTGACGCGCTGCATGGTCAACCTGACGTGCGGCGGGCGTGACTTCAAGAAGTTGTGGATTTAA
- the yajC gene encoding preprotein translocase subunit YajC, with the protein MSFFIPAAFAEGAAPAAGPAGSGFEWVFLVGFLVIFYLMIWRPQAKRAKEHKNLIGGLQKGDEVVTSGGIAGKVSKVSDDFVVIEVSDTVELKIQKVAIAASLPKGTLKAI; encoded by the coding sequence ATGAGCTTTTTTATCCCCGCTGCTTTCGCTGAAGGCGCCGCACCGGCTGCCGGTCCTGCTGGTAGTGGTTTTGAGTGGGTGTTTCTGGTTGGCTTTCTGGTCATCTTCTATCTGATGATCTGGCGTCCGCAGGCCAAACGTGCCAAGGAGCACAAGAACCTGATCGGTGGCCTGCAGAAGGGTGATGAAGTGGTAACCAGCGGCGGTATCGCTGGCAAGGTGTCGAAGGTTTCCGATGACTTCGTGGTTATCGAAGTGTCCGACACCGTCGAGCTGAAGATTCAGAAAGTGGCGATTGCCGCTTCGCTGCCCAAGGGCACGCTGAAAGCGATCTAA
- the tgt gene encoding tRNA guanosine(34) transglycosylase Tgt, whose amino-acid sequence MSFELLATEGKARRGRLTFPRGVVETPAFMPVGTYGTVKGMLPRDIEAIGAQIILGNTFHLWLRPGTEVIKKHGDLHDFMQWQGPILTDSGGFQVFSLGAMRKIKEEGVYFASPVDGAKVFMGPEESMQVQCDLGSDIVMIFDECTPYPAEFDVAKRSMELSLRWAKRSKEAHGESTAALFGIVQGGMHEELRKVSLDGLEQIGFDGYAIGGLSVGEPKEEMIKVLDYLPPQLPADKPRYLMGVGKPEDLVEGVRRGVDMFDCVMPTRNARNGHLFVDTGVLKIRNAFHKHDESPLDPTCDCYTCKHFSRAYLHHLDKCGEMLGSMLNTIHNLRHYQVLMAGLREAIQQGTLAAFVDAFYAKRGLPTPPLD is encoded by the coding sequence ATGTCTTTCGAATTGTTGGCGACCGAGGGCAAGGCGCGCCGTGGTCGGCTGACCTTCCCGCGTGGCGTGGTGGAGACCCCGGCGTTTATGCCGGTGGGCACCTACGGCACGGTCAAGGGCATGCTGCCACGTGATATCGAGGCGATTGGTGCGCAGATCATCCTCGGCAACACCTTCCACCTTTGGTTGCGGCCTGGCACCGAGGTGATCAAGAAGCACGGCGACCTGCATGACTTTATGCAATGGCAGGGGCCGATCCTCACCGACTCTGGCGGCTTCCAGGTGTTCAGCCTGGGTGCGATGCGCAAGATCAAGGAAGAGGGGGTGTACTTCGCTTCACCGGTGGACGGCGCCAAGGTGTTTATGGGGCCGGAAGAGTCGATGCAGGTGCAGTGCGACCTGGGCTCCGACATTGTGATGATTTTCGACGAGTGCACGCCGTATCCGGCCGAGTTCGATGTGGCCAAGCGCTCGATGGAGTTGTCGCTGCGCTGGGCCAAACGCTCGAAAGAGGCGCATGGCGAGAGCACGGCGGCGTTGTTCGGCATCGTTCAGGGAGGCATGCACGAGGAGTTGCGCAAAGTCTCGCTGGATGGTCTGGAGCAGATCGGCTTTGACGGTTACGCCATTGGCGGTCTGTCGGTCGGCGAGCCGAAAGAGGAAATGATCAAGGTGCTGGATTACCTGCCGCCGCAGTTGCCAGCCGATAAGCCGCGCTACCTGATGGGCGTCGGCAAACCAGAGGATCTGGTTGAAGGTGTGCGCCGTGGCGTGGATATGTTCGACTGCGTAATGCCGACCCGTAACGCACGCAACGGCCACCTGTTTGTCGATACCGGTGTGCTGAAGATCCGCAATGCTTTCCATAAGCATGACGAGTCGCCGCTGGATCCGACCTGCGACTGTTACACCTGCAAACATTTCTCCCGCGCCTATCTGCATCATCTGGATAAATGCGGCGAAATGCTGGGTAGCATGCTCAATACAATCCACAACTTACGGCATTATCAGGTGCTTATGGCTGGTTTGCGTGAGGCTATTCAACAGGGTACATTGGCCGCCTTTGTCGATGCCTTCTATGCCAAGCGCGGGCTGCCAACGCCGCCTCTGGATTGA
- the queA gene encoding tRNA preQ1(34) S-adenosylmethionine ribosyltransferase-isomerase QueA: MRVADFNFELPDALIARHPLAERRASRLLVLDGPTGELAHKQFSDLLDYLRPGDLMVFNNTRVIPARLFGQKASGGKLEILVERVLDAHRVLAHVRSSKSPKPGSSILIDGGGEAEMVARHDALFELRFVEEVLPLLERVGHMPLPPYIDRPDEQADRERYQTVYADRAGAVAAPTAGLHFDQQLLAAIAEKGVEQAFVTLHVGAGTFQPVRVERIEDHHMHSEWLEVGQDVVDAVVACRARGGRVIAVGTTSVRSLESAARDGVLKAFSGDTDIFVYPGRPLHVVDALVTNFHLPESTLLMLVSAFAGYPETMAAYQAAIAGEYRFFSYGDAMFITRNPAPRGPEEQL, from the coding sequence ATGCGTGTTGCCGACTTCAATTTCGAGCTGCCTGACGCTCTGATTGCCCGCCACCCCCTTGCCGAACGTCGTGCCAGCCGTTTACTGGTGCTCGATGGGCCGACGGGTGAGCTGGCGCATAAACAGTTCAGTGATTTGCTGGATTACCTGCGCCCCGGCGATCTGATGGTGTTCAACAATACCCGAGTGATTCCGGCGCGGTTGTTCGGCCAGAAGGCCTCGGGCGGTAAGCTGGAAATCCTGGTCGAGCGCGTGCTGGACGCTCATCGCGTGCTGGCTCATGTGCGTTCGAGCAAGTCACCCAAGCCGGGTTCGAGCATCCTGATTGACGGTGGTGGCGAGGCCGAGATGGTCGCGCGCCACGATGCGCTGTTCGAGCTGCGCTTTGTTGAAGAAGTGCTGCCGCTGCTGGAGCGGGTCGGGCATATGCCGTTGCCGCCCTATATTGATCGGCCGGATGAGCAGGCCGACCGCGAGCGCTACCAGACTGTATATGCCGACCGTGCTGGCGCTGTCGCGGCGCCGACCGCCGGGCTGCATTTTGATCAGCAGCTGCTCGCGGCGATTGCCGAGAAAGGTGTTGAGCAGGCCTTCGTGACCCTGCACGTCGGGGCTGGCACTTTCCAGCCGGTGCGGGTTGAGCGCATCGAAGATCACCATATGCACAGCGAATGGCTGGAGGTCGGTCAGGATGTGGTCGATGCCGTGGTGGCCTGCCGTGCGCGTGGCGGTCGGGTGATTGCGGTTGGCACCACCAGTGTGCGTTCGCTGGAGAGCGCCGCACGTGATGGAGTGCTCAAGGCCTTCAGCGGTGACACCGATATCTTTGTCTACCCCGGCCGACCGCTGCATGTGGTTGACGCGCTGGTGACCAACTTCCATTTGCCGGAGTCGACGCTGCTGATGCTGGTGTCGGCGTTTGCCGGTTATCCGGAAACCATGGCGGCCTATCAGGCGGCGATTGCCGGCGAATATCGTTTTTTCAGTTACGGTGATGCCATGTTTATCACCCGCAATCCCGCGCCGCGCGGGCCAGAGGAACAGCTATGA
- a CDS encoding IS630 family transposase has product MARPAAPFFLSPSDADMLQGWLRMGSLPQSIGQRARILLLLANGLTPKEISEQLQVSAPVVFKWRKRYQETGLEGLSDLRRSGAPRKLNEAKIKEILTLTTQRVPREATHWSLRLMAKYAGVSIWQVAQVWAAADLKPHRLKTFKISNDPHFADKVVDVVGLYLNPPDNALVLSVDEKTQIQALDRTQPMLPLKPGQIERRTHDYKRHGTASLYAAFDILTGKVIGRITQRHRAKEFLEFLRQIDRSTPAELDLHVILDNSSTHKTAAVREWLEKHPRFKLHFTPTSASWLNAVEGWFAQLERRALYRDAFSSVADLRAAIRRFIEAHNEHSAKPFRWSKTAESIISSVHRAKLAVIRNELLD; this is encoded by the coding sequence ATGGCCCGGCCAGCAGCCCCATTCTTCTTGAGTCCCAGTGATGCCGACATGCTGCAAGGCTGGTTACGCATGGGATCGCTGCCTCAGAGCATCGGCCAGCGGGCCAGAATTCTGTTGCTGCTGGCCAACGGTCTCACGCCCAAGGAGATCAGCGAGCAGCTGCAAGTCTCTGCGCCAGTGGTCTTCAAATGGCGTAAACGCTACCAGGAGACCGGTCTGGAGGGGCTGAGTGACCTGCGGCGCAGTGGAGCGCCTCGCAAGCTCAACGAAGCGAAGATCAAGGAAATCCTGACGCTGACGACCCAGCGAGTACCGCGCGAAGCTACCCACTGGAGCCTACGGTTGATGGCCAAGTACGCTGGGGTCAGCATCTGGCAGGTCGCACAGGTGTGGGCTGCTGCCGACCTCAAGCCGCACCGGTTGAAAACCTTCAAGATCAGTAACGACCCGCACTTTGCAGACAAAGTGGTCGATGTCGTCGGGCTCTATTTGAATCCGCCCGACAACGCCCTGGTGCTATCTGTTGACGAAAAAACACAGATCCAGGCGCTGGACCGCACACAGCCCATGCTGCCGCTCAAGCCCGGGCAGATTGAGCGGCGGACGCATGACTATAAGCGCCACGGTACGGCCAGTCTGTACGCAGCCTTTGACATCCTGACGGGTAAGGTCATCGGCCGTATCACCCAGCGGCACAGGGCCAAGGAGTTTTTGGAGTTCCTTCGACAGATCGACCGCAGCACCCCCGCCGAGCTGGACCTGCATGTAATTCTGGACAACAGCTCGACTCACAAGACCGCTGCCGTCAGGGAATGGCTGGAGAAGCATCCCCGTTTCAAGCTGCACTTCACACCGACCAGCGCCTCGTGGCTGAACGCCGTGGAGGGCTGGTTTGCGCAACTGGAAAGACGGGCGCTTTATCGTGATGCCTTCAGCAGCGTGGCTGACCTGAGAGCGGCGATACGTCGCTTCATTGAGGCTCATAACGAACATTCGGCTAAGCCGTTCCGCTGGAGCAAAACGGCTGAGTCGATTATCAGCTCCGTGCATCGAGCAAAGCTGGCTGTAATTCGGAATGAGTTATTGGATTAA
- a CDS encoding tyrosine-type recombinase/integrase — MKRSEIKKRPLSDTALINLEPEQKVYRELDGNGLYLRVKPNGSKSWELRFKSPSDQKWSWLGLGGYPEVSGKLAREKASALRKMIADGIDPLLQKQSAKALAEQAKTRTFSVAAAGWLQTKEEKGLADSSLNKIRTYLEKDILPALGHKQLDEITRIDCAALQASLEARGAHNVAKKCRHWINQIFGRAIALGLTANDPASRLADIAATAPKTQQHPHLLEPELPDFLRALKLTTSRMPAKTAAWLCLWTASRPGMVRLAKWSQIDFTTATWTLSAAEMKMRRDHVVPLPRQAIEALIALHQITGRSRWVFPGVGPKNPTISENTINSVFRKIGYKDRLVGHGTRHTASTLLREHGWPKDHVEAQLAHKEEGIAGIYNQAAYLPQRRVMMQWYCDYLDSLATGMSNDQQTEFDRKVVTLENTKLELIKIAQPNKNHRT; from the coding sequence ATGAAGCGATCAGAAATCAAGAAGCGCCCACTTTCGGATACCGCACTCATAAATCTTGAGCCAGAGCAAAAGGTCTATCGCGAGCTAGACGGCAACGGCCTGTACCTTCGAGTAAAACCCAACGGCTCAAAATCCTGGGAACTCCGATTTAAGTCCCCCAGTGACCAAAAATGGTCATGGCTTGGCTTGGGAGGCTATCCCGAAGTGAGTGGCAAGCTTGCACGTGAAAAAGCTAGCGCCCTCAGAAAGATGATTGCCGATGGCATAGACCCGTTGCTTCAAAAGCAATCTGCGAAGGCATTAGCTGAACAGGCAAAAACACGCACCTTCTCAGTCGCAGCAGCAGGTTGGCTTCAGACGAAGGAAGAAAAAGGACTTGCCGACTCAAGCCTAAACAAAATCCGCACCTATCTAGAGAAAGACATTCTTCCAGCCCTAGGCCATAAGCAACTGGACGAAATTACTCGAATCGACTGCGCAGCATTGCAGGCCAGCCTTGAGGCCCGAGGGGCTCATAACGTCGCAAAAAAATGCCGCCACTGGATTAATCAGATTTTTGGTCGTGCCATAGCCCTTGGCTTGACAGCAAACGACCCCGCCAGCCGGCTTGCAGACATAGCTGCCACCGCGCCGAAAACTCAACAACACCCTCACTTGCTTGAGCCTGAACTACCTGACTTTCTACGCGCGCTGAAACTAACCACCAGCAGAATGCCAGCAAAGACCGCTGCATGGCTGTGCCTCTGGACAGCCTCCCGCCCAGGCATGGTACGCCTCGCCAAGTGGTCTCAAATTGATTTCACTACAGCTACATGGACACTTTCAGCTGCAGAAATGAAGATGCGCAGGGATCATGTTGTGCCGCTACCTAGACAGGCGATAGAGGCCTTAATAGCACTACACCAGATTACGGGACGCAGTCGGTGGGTATTTCCAGGGGTTGGCCCAAAGAACCCGACTATAAGTGAAAACACAATTAACAGCGTGTTCCGCAAAATTGGCTACAAAGATCGTTTAGTCGGCCACGGGACTCGCCATACCGCCAGCACTTTGCTACGCGAACACGGATGGCCAAAAGATCATGTAGAAGCACAGCTTGCCCACAAAGAAGAAGGTATTGCTGGCATATACAATCAAGCAGCCTATCTCCCTCAACGCAGAGTCATGATGCAGTGGTACTGCGATTACCTAGACAGCCTAGCAACCGGAATGTCTAACGATCAACAAACAGAATTCGACCGCAAAGTAGTTACGTTAGAGAATACGAAACTAGAACTCATAAAAATCGCACAACCCAACAAAAACCATAGAACTTGA
- the tnpC gene encoding IS66 family transposase, whose translation MISVPETLPDDPAALKQLLAEVLSSAQELAKDKDGQIERLREQNALLIQRLFGRKSEQSSDPDSPQLEMFNEAESLAEAAAEAPAAEVEEEVVAPTKRRGKRKPLPAELPRVEVIHELPEHELTCECGCRKQAIGEETSEQLEIIPMQVQVIRHIRKTYACKACESAPVTADKPAQLIEKRLASPSVLAMLLTSKYADGIPLYRFEKMLSRHGIDIPRQTLARWVIQCGELLQPLLNLMRDRLLDSPVIHCDETRVQVLKEPGRDPSSHSWMWVQTGGPPGKPVILFDYTTSRAQEVPLRLLDGYRGYLMTDDYAGYNAVAAQQGVERLACWAHARRKFVEAQKVQPKGKTGRADIALGMINKLYGIERELKDASDEQRYRGRQQHSLPLLDQLKTWLEKTQPQVTAQNALGKAVNYLASNWSRLERYIEAGHLPIDNNAAERAIRPFVIGRKNWLFSDTPKGATASAQLYSLVETAKTNGQEPYAWLRHVLERLPLANSVEAYEALLPWNCQPTTPL comes from the coding sequence ATGATTTCTGTGCCCGAAACCCTTCCTGATGACCCCGCCGCGCTCAAGCAATTGCTCGCTGAGGTGTTGTCGTCGGCGCAGGAATTGGCCAAGGACAAGGATGGGCAGATCGAGCGCCTGCGCGAACAAAACGCGCTGTTGATCCAGCGCCTGTTCGGCCGTAAATCCGAGCAGAGCAGCGACCCGGATTCACCGCAGCTAGAGATGTTCAACGAAGCGGAAAGCCTGGCCGAAGCGGCGGCTGAAGCTCCGGCCGCTGAGGTCGAGGAAGAAGTCGTTGCGCCGACCAAGCGCCGCGGCAAGCGCAAGCCGTTACCGGCCGAACTACCGCGTGTCGAGGTCATCCACGAACTGCCCGAACACGAACTGACCTGCGAATGCGGTTGCCGCAAGCAGGCCATCGGCGAAGAAACCAGCGAGCAGCTGGAAATCATCCCGATGCAGGTTCAGGTGATCCGCCACATTCGCAAGACCTATGCCTGCAAGGCCTGCGAAAGCGCGCCGGTCACCGCTGACAAACCGGCCCAACTGATCGAGAAAAGGCTGGCCAGCCCGAGCGTGCTGGCGATGCTGCTGACCAGCAAATACGCCGACGGCATCCCACTGTATCGCTTCGAAAAGATGCTCAGTCGCCATGGCATCGACATCCCCCGGCAGACCCTGGCGCGCTGGGTGATCCAGTGCGGCGAACTGCTACAACCGTTGCTCAACCTGATGCGCGACAGGCTGCTGGACAGTCCGGTGATCCACTGCGATGAAACCCGCGTGCAGGTGCTCAAGGAGCCTGGGCGCGATCCGAGCAGCCACTCCTGGATGTGGGTGCAGACCGGTGGCCCGCCTGGCAAACCGGTGATCCTCTTCGACTACACAACCAGCCGCGCGCAGGAGGTGCCGCTGCGCCTGCTCGACGGTTATCGCGGCTACCTGATGACCGACGATTACGCCGGCTACAACGCCGTGGCCGCACAACAAGGTGTTGAACGCCTGGCCTGCTGGGCGCATGCGCGGCGCAAGTTCGTCGAAGCGCAAAAGGTGCAACCGAAGGGCAAAACCGGGCGTGCCGACATCGCGTTGGGGATGATCAACAAGCTCTACGGCATCGAGCGCGAACTTAAGGATGCCAGCGATGAACAGCGCTACCGGGGCCGCCAGCAGCACAGCCTACCGCTCCTCGATCAGCTCAAGACCTGGCTGGAGAAAACCCAGCCGCAGGTCACGGCGCAGAATGCCCTGGGCAAAGCAGTGAACTACCTGGCGAGCAACTGGAGCCGACTCGAACGCTACATCGAGGCTGGCCACCTGCCGATCGATAACAACGCTGCCGAGCGCGCGATCCGGCCCTTCGTCATAGGTCGCAAGAACTGGCTGTTCAGCGACACGCCGAAAGGCGCGACCGCCAGCGCCCAACTCTACAGCCTGGTGGAAACCGCCAAGACCAATGGCCAGGAGCCCTACGCCTGGTTGCGCCATGTCCTCGAACGCCTGCCGCTGGCCAACAGCGTTGAAGCCTACGAAGCGCTGCTGCCTTGGAACTGCCAACCAACGACGCCACTGTAA
- the tnpB gene encoding IS66 family insertion sequence element accessory protein TnpB (TnpB, as the term is used for proteins encoded by IS66 family insertion elements, is considered an accessory protein, since TnpC, encoded by a neighboring gene, is a DDE family transposase.), whose amino-acid sequence MLSSNFFLEPAVMMRPDAKVEKVYLYPKPLDFRKSIDGLAALVELDIKVAVFDPVLFVFLNRARSRVKILYWERNGFCLWLKRLEAERFKSHPEPGEDAIVLTAQELNWLLDGIDLWRNRPHQVLTPRFVT is encoded by the coding sequence ATGCTGAGCTCCAATTTCTTTCTGGAGCCAGCCGTCATGATGCGCCCCGACGCCAAAGTCGAAAAAGTCTATCTATACCCCAAGCCGTTGGATTTCCGAAAATCCATCGATGGCCTGGCCGCCCTGGTCGAGCTGGATATCAAGGTGGCGGTGTTCGACCCGGTGCTGTTCGTCTTCCTCAACCGCGCGCGCAGCCGGGTGAAGATTTTGTATTGGGAGCGCAACGGCTTTTGCCTGTGGCTCAAGCGATTGGAGGCTGAACGCTTCAAGTCGCATCCGGAACCTGGCGAAGATGCGATCGTGCTGACGGCCCAGGAGTTGAACTGGTTGTTGGACGGTATCGACCTGTGGCGCAACCGGCCGCACCAGGTTTTGACCCCTAGGTTCGTCACCTGA
- a CDS encoding NmrA family NAD(P)-binding protein — MLYSACPAVPAPQPLMLSCAPASLCASWCATWAERGAEVAVADLTDLAAMTQALSQVQGAYVVSPQHYSREDLFERAELIAEITARAAIAADVPRLVALSSVGADRESGTGWIRMNRMFEQRLTDAGVSTVFLRAAYFMENWMPMVGQAMRSGTLPTFLAPPQRLLPMVATVDVGSAAAALLQEKRTGTCAVTLAGPKDYAPNDVAAIVSATLEKPVDVAVLPETEWPEALADAHFSKAALAGFTEMTRGLNCSHIDIKSDPRAVEWVGTTPLERVIGELVQRQQ; from the coding sequence GCGCCGCAACCGCTGATGCTCTCTTGCGCTCCGGCCAGCCTGTGCGCGTCGTGGTGCGCGACTTGGGCCGAACGTGGCGCAGAAGTTGCCGTGGCCGACCTGACTGATCTGGCCGCAATGACCCAGGCACTCAGTCAGGTCCAAGGCGCCTATGTCGTCAGCCCGCAACACTACAGCCGTGAAGACCTGTTCGAGAGAGCAGAGTTGATTGCCGAGATCACGGCGCGCGCCGCAATTGCGGCGGACGTGCCCAGACTTGTGGCCCTTTCCTCGGTGGGTGCCGACCGTGAAAGCGGAACAGGGTGGATCAGGATGAACCGCATGTTCGAGCAGCGTTTGACCGATGCCGGAGTGTCCACCGTCTTCCTGCGCGCGGCCTATTTCATGGAGAACTGGATGCCGATGGTCGGGCAGGCCATGCGCAGCGGCACTCTGCCGACGTTTCTGGCACCACCGCAGCGTCTTCTCCCGATGGTGGCGACTGTGGATGTCGGTAGTGCTGCAGCTGCTTTGCTGCAAGAAAAAAGGACGGGGACCTGCGCCGTCACTCTCGCGGGGCCCAAAGACTATGCCCCGAACGATGTCGCTGCCATTGTTTCAGCCACGCTCGAGAAGCCTGTCGACGTTGCAGTTCTGCCGGAAACTGAGTGGCCAGAAGCGCTGGCGGATGCCCATTTCTCAAAGGCCGCCCTTGCTGGATTCACCGAAATGACCCGTGGCCTCAATTGCTCGCATATCGACATCAAGAGCGATCCCCGCGCGGTCGAATGGGTAGGAACAACTCCGCTCGAACGAGTTATCGGCGAACTGGTACAGCGTCAGCAATAA